ACGTGAAGAGCGCATGGGCAAACAACGCCGGTGCGAGGCGATCCGTGCGCATCGCCAATCGCCCCCACACGAGCGAATATGCGACGCCTGCTGCAACGAGGAGCGGATTCGGGCCCACGCGCGCATTTCCAAGCAGAATCATCGTGGGCACGTGTGCCACGCCAAACAGCGCCGCTTGGAGCAGCCACGAACGCAGCCACCCGAACCGTTCGGTGAGCACCCGCATCACGAGGCCCCGCCAAACCAATTCTTCGAGCGCCGCGACCACAAAGACAAACCCGCCCACGATATGCCGATACTCGGAGGCCGGATCGCCCAGCGCCGCGTACACCTGCATGATCCAAGCTGCTCTCGGCGACGGTGGCGACGTCAAAATCAAGTGCACCGCCATCGCGACCGCATACAAAAGCGCCGCGACGAGCGCTCCAATCGACAGATCACCCGCACGCGGACGTAGTTGGTCGTCGAGCTCCCCGCGGCGCCTCAATCGATGCACCGTATAGCCCGCGAGCACGCCGTACACGCATCCAAGCGAGCCGAGCAAAAGCGGGCTGCCCGGGTTCGAAAAGGCAAACGCTATCGCTGCGGTGCATACCGCCGTCACCCCACCCGCCACGACAAACGCTTCTCTCGACGACGCGGGCTCCGCGAATTCGTCCTCGCCCGCATCTGCTTCCGCTGCGTCGGCATCTTGTTCCTCCGCCGCGTCGACGTTCTTTTCTTCCGCGTCGCTCACCGGCACCTCGCAAGAAGCCGATCGAGGATCCCGTCCGCGAGCGCTCGTTTCGACATCACTCCAAGCGGCTCCGCTCCGTCACGCGTCACGATCGTCGCCCGATTGTCTTCTCGCCCAAACGCTTCATCCGCTCGGTTCGCCACGACCATGTCCACACGCTTCGTTTCCAGCTTGCTTCGAGCATATCCCACGATCGCCTCGTCTTCGCCCGTTTCCACCGCGAATCCCACGAGCACGGGCTTCGTTGCACGTCGCGCCGCACCCACTTCGGCGAGCAAGTCCGGATTCGGCAAGAGCTTCAATTCGAGCGGCTCCGCCGAGCGCTTCTTCTTCGTCGCGCTCGTCTCCGCAGGCCGATAGTCTGCGACCGCAGCGCTCATCACGAGCGCGTCCGCTTGGTCGAGGTTTGTCCCGAGCGCTTCCCACATGGCCGCTTTCATCGCGAGCGCCCCACGCACGTCCACTCGATGCACTCCATGCGGCGTTTGCAGCGACACGGGCCCTGCAACGAGCGTCACGCGCGCGCCTCGTGCTGCAGCTCGTTCAGCCAGGGCAAACCCCATCTTGCCCGTCGAACGATTGCCCAAGAAGCGAACCGGATCGATGTCTTCCACCGTCGGCCCCGCCGTCACGACGATGTGCAAACCCTCGAGATCACGCGGTGCGAGCAGCGACAGTGCGGCCCGGACAATCTCTTCTGGTTCGGCCATTCGCCCGAAGCCTCGTTCGCCCGAAGCGACCTCTCCATCGACCGGCCCCACGAACGACACGCGACCATCTCCCAAGATCGTCGCGACATTACGCGTCGTGGCCGGATGCGCCCACATGCGCGGATGCATCGCGGGAGCAGCGACGATGGGACACGATGCGCACAGCACGAGCGCCGTGAGCAAGTCATCCGCTCGGCCCGAGGCGATGCGTGCCAAAAGGTCCGCCGTCGCGGGCACGATCAGGACCAGGTCCGCCTTTCGTCCAAGGTCGACGTGCTTTTCACCAGCGAACGTCGGGTCGAACATGTCTTCGGCCACGGGTTCGCCCGTGATGCCGCTGAACGTTTGTGGACCAACGAATTCCTTGGCCGCGCGCGTCAAAAGCGGCAGCACGCGGGCACCTGTTTTGACGAGCAGTCGAGCCACTTCGACGGCCTTGTAGGCAGCGATGCTCCCGCTCACGGCGAGCACGATCGTTGGACGTTGAGACGATGCGGCGGACATGCCTCCGGAAGGTTTGCACGAAATCCATCGAGCGTACATGCCTCGTCCCGCGCTAGGCTGCGCGCGTGTCCGATTCCGCCTCAGCCTCAGCCTTGCGTTCTCGTCGTGAAACCCTCGCGACGCTCGAACGAGCCCTCGCCGCACGTTCCGCTCGTTTGTCCGGTCTACGCGGCGTGCTTTTCCTCGTGGCCATCGCAGCGCTCATTTACGCAGCCACGCGCGATGTGCCGGCGTACGCGTGGGTGCTCGTGGCGCTCGCGTGGTTCGTGTTTTTCGCGATCGTCGCGGTGCATGGTGGGCTCGTCACGCGCGAGACCGAAGTCAAGTCGCGCATCGGCATCGTCGATCGTTGGCTCGAGCGAACCCAGGACAAACTTCCCGAGCCTTTGCCGAGCTCGCCTGCTGCGGACCCGACGCATCCGTACGCCGTGGATCTCGACGTGTTCGGACCGTCGTCGGTGTTCCAACTACTCGACGACACGCGCACGGTGCCGGGCACATGGACGCTCGCTGCGTGGCTTGCGATGCGCGCATCTCCGCAGGAGATCGCTGCGCGTCAAGAAGCGGTGCGTGAGCTCTCGACGCGCGTGGCGTTTCGCGAGGACTTGGCGGCGCTCGGTGTTTCCGGCTCTTCGCGGGGTCGTTCGGTCGAACCGCTCGTGAGCTGGGCGGAGCTGCCTCCCGTGCTTGGAACGGGGCTCGATCGAGCGCTCGTGCGGGCGGCGTTTGTCCTGGTACCGCTCACCATCGTGCTGTTCACGGTCGCGACGATCATGGGCGACGCAGCGCCTGCGCTTCTTCGTCGTGCGTGGTACGTGCCGTTTGGTTTGCAGCTCGTGGTCTTGTTTTTGGTCGGCGGCAAGGTCGCGCCCATGCTGGCCAAAGCGGCCTCGAAAGAATCGCCGTTCGGCCGTTACAAGGGCATGTTTGCGCGCATCGAAGCCGAGCCGTTCGAGGCTCCGCGATTGCAATCGCTGCGAGAATCCCTTGGCGTCGGCAAAGACACGCGTCCCGCGTCGCAAGAGCTCGCTTCATTCGAGCGAATCTTGGGGTTCGTCGAACTGCGCAACAGTGGTCTCGTGTATCTAGCGGCCAACATCATTCTGCTCTGGGACGTGTTTTGCGGGTACGCACTCGAGCATTTCCGTGCGCGTGCTGGAAAAAACGTGCGCGGTTGGTTCAAGTCGCTCGGTGAAATCGAGGCGCTTTCGAGCATGGGGGCATTTGCGTACGAGCATCCGACGTATTCGTATCCCGTCGTCGAGGAAGGTCCGCCATGCTTTTCTGCGGAAAACCTCGGACATCCATTGATTCCGTCCGATCGCCGCGTGGGCAATTCCGTGGAATTGCCAGGTCCGGGGCATTCGCTGCTCGTGACTGGGTCCAACATGAGCGGCAAGAGCACGTGGCTACGTTCGATGGGATTGGCAGCGGTGCTTGCGCAAGCGGGTGCGCCCGTATGTGCGAAAAAATTGCGAATGACGCCGCTCTCGGTGCGCACGAGCATGAGAATCAGCGATTCACTGGAGCACGGCGTTTCGCATTTTTATGCCGAGCTCGAAAAGCTCAAGAGCGTCGTGGACGCTGCGGATCGAGGCGAGCCGGTATTCTTTTTGCTGGATGAAGTTTTACACGGCACGAATTCGCGCGAGCGTCACATAGGTGCGCGGGCGGTCGTCGTGCATTTGCTCCAAAAGAGTGCCATTGGTGCGGTGACATCGCACGATTTGGCATTGGCGGACATGGCGGAAACGACGAATGGGCGTGTGGTGAACGTGCATTTCAAGGAATTGGTACACGAAAACAAGATGACGTTCGATTACGTGCTTTCGCCAGGCGTCGTATCGACGACGAATGCGCTGCGTCTCATGAAAATCGTGGGTATCGCGGTGAAGGGGATTGAAGACGAGTAAGTAAATGGTGTCGTCTGCGCACGCTGACCCTTTCACTTTCCCAGACCAATGCATACGACTCTGGGACATCGGGTTGCTCTGGACGCGCGTTTGCGTCATGAAGAGGATGGAGCGCGGGCCCGCACGACACATGCGGTAACCGGCCCCAACGGAGTCCCGATGTTCAAGACGTTCATCATTCAAGCGATCGCAGCGGGAATCGCAGTCCTCGTCGCGAGCAAGATCATGCCCGGTGTGCGAATTCGCGACGGCAAGACGGCGATCGGTATCGCGGCTGCGTTCGCCGTCCTGAATCTCGTCGTCGGATGGCTCTTGAAGGCCGTGCTCGCGATCGTGCTCCTGCCCGCCGCCGTGCTCACGTTTGGCCTGGCCTACCTCATGCTCGGCCTGATTGTGAATACGATCTTGCTCTATGTAACGGACAAGCTCATTGATGATTTCGAGATAAAGGGGTTCGGGCCGCTCGTCGGGTCCGCCGGGCTGATTTCGGTCGCCGCATGGCTCTTGCCTCGAATCTTCTGATCACATCATCGAATTGGCGCTGCTTCTCCAACATACAATATGGATGGAGAATGATGTCAGCATCGCGCCGGCAGCCTCGTCGTTTGCCGTCGTGAACGCTACCCCTCCGTTGTATCCTCGCGCCTCCTCATGTCGCCCACCTTTCTGACCAGTCGCATTCATCGCGTCGTCGTTCACGCGCGCGGCGCCGTCGTCACCCGCGTGGTCACCTTGCCGTCGCCTTTACCTGCCGAGTCTTGCGAGCTCGTGGCCACCGGCATCACGCCTTTTGCCGAACCCGCGAGTTTCCGCGCCGTTGTCAAAGGATCGCGCCAAGTCGTTTCGGTGCTCGCTCGGTTTGTCGTTCCAGACGGCCCCGCAGAGCTCGGCTCCGCTGCCGAGCGCGTTCAAGCTGCGGAATCCATGCGCATCGCTTTGCGTGAAGAACGCACGCACGTCATGGGCCGCCGAAATCAGCTCGCAGGCATCCAGTTCAACCTCGGCATGGATCGAAGGTTTCACCAGGCAAACGCTCGATCACGCATCGCCGATGCCCTCGCCATGACGCGCCTCGTGCAAGACGAGCTTGCGGTGCTCGATGCGCGTATCGCCGAGCTCGATCGCCGCATCGAACAAGCCGAACGCGCCGTGGATGCCGCTCGAGTGGCCGAAGTGCAAGCGCGCAGCGCCGAGCGTGAAGGTGCGTCGCGACCAACCTTGTCGTGTCACGTGCGATTGGGGCCCGGACAAACTCCGCTCGAAGCGCTCGAAATCGAGTATGTCGTGCTCGCGGCGCGTTTTTGGCCCACGTACAAGGCGTGGCTCACGAAAGGCGCGACGCGTGTGCGTATCGAGCTCGATGCGCTCGTCGCGCAAAATTCCGGTGAAGACTGGACGGGCGTCGAAATGTCGCTTTCGACCGCGGATCTCGTGCGCGATGCGCGGTTGCCCGAGCTCCCGTCGCTTCGTTTCGGGCGCGCAATTCCGCCGCAAAAACGCGGCTATCGCGCGCCACCTCCGGGCCTCGATACCATGTTCGAAGCGTACGACGCCGCGATGGACAAGATGCAGCGACCGCTGCCGAAGGTCAGCATCGACGCCCTGCGCTCCACGGAAGCTGCACCTCCGCCGCCTCCGCGACCGTCCGCCGCATTTGCTGCGCCTCCGACGATGCAAGCGACGGCGGGAGCCATGCCGTCTCCGGTCAGTACGGTGACGCTCGAGGAAGGGGCGATGGAAGCAATACCGGCTGGATTGATGCCCGCTCGCGCGAAGGGTGGAGGTTTTTTCGATAAGGCGCGAAGTGGGGGCGCACCGCCGCCGCAATCGGTGAAAAAAGCAAAAAAGACAATGATTGCATTTGGCGCTCCAGCGCCGCCGTCGGCCGCCGCGCCAGGTGGAGGTGGTTATGGTGGTCCTTCGACGCTGAACATGCCACTTCTCGAACAAGCGCCCGATACGGTGGAGGACATCGATGCATCGTTATCCATTGAACCCGACGATGCGTGGCTCGATTTCGATTCGCTCATGCTGCCCGGCGCGGAAAAACACCGCCGCGGCCGGCTTACTCGATTGCCCGATGATTCCGTGCGAGTGGAAGCATCGCTCGCGAAAGCGTGCATCGATGCATTGCCGAATCCTGCGTGGACCAAGGATCCGCTCACGACTCGCGGGCATTTCGATCATCGTTATGACGCCGTAGGTCGTGGCGACATTCCTTCCAATGGCCGTCCGCATCGCGTGCACGTGCTCGCGGGCGAAGGGTCCGCCACGCCGCGATTTCGCACGGCCCCGCGTGAGTCGACGGACGTATTCCGCGAGGCGCTCATTGAAAACCCACTCGGTGCACCTCTATGCGCCGGGCCCATTGATGTATTTCTCGACGGGGGGCTCGTGACCAACACCGAAGTGGCTGCGGTCGATCGCGGCGGCGTATTCGTCGTGGGCCTCGGCGTCGAAGACCGAATACGAATTGCACGAAATGCCCGCGTCGAAGAAAGCTCGGCGGGGTTGCTCGGCGGGTCGACCCATGCCGATCATCACATCACGATCGATATGACATCGTCGCTCGGCATGCCCGTGAACATCGAAGTGCTCGAACGTATCCCCGTGACGGACGACAAAGACGTGAGCATCAAAGTCATGTCGGCGGAGCCCGCTGCCGAGGTGTACGATCAAAGCGACATTGGAGTGCCCATTCGTGGAGGCCGCAGGTTCCGCGTCGATGTGGCTGCGGGCGGCAAGGCGAAAGTCGCATACAGTTATCGCATCAAATTGCCGGCGAAGAGCGAGATTGTCGGAGGAAACCGTCGTGAGTGACATCGTCGTGGAAAAGGTTCGTCAGGACGGACGAAAAACGCGGGTCGAACGCGTGACGATGTTCGAGGATCGCGCGGAGGTCGTGCGTCGAGCTGCATTTCATGTGACGCGTGGCGTGCAAATGCAAGCGTGTACGGGCGTGTCGCTGTTGGTCGACGATGGCACGGTGCAGGCGAAGGTCATCCATGGGCCGGCGCGTGTGCTTTCGGTGCGCGTATTGCGACAGGTGCATCTCGAGCAGGCGCTTGGGCGGGAGGAAATCGACGCGCTGGAACGCGCAGCCCGGGAGGCTCGCGCAAAAATCATTGCGGCCGAGCAAGCGATCGAGCGGACGCAACGCGTGCTTCAGCAGCATTTTCAATTGAGTGATCAATGGGTCAAGTCGGTGGCGCTCGGGCCGAAAAACGCAGCCGATGGGGCGGTCGTCGCTTCGTATCGGGAAGCGTGGCGAGCGATTGATGGGGCGGCGAAGGTCACGCTTGGCGAATTGGAAAAAGCGCGCGCCGACAAGGCCAAAGCGGAGCAAGATGCGGAGCTTGCCGAACGCCGTCGTTCCGAGGGATTGATTGAAAAACCGCGGCTCGATGCGGTGATTGAAGTCGAAATCGATGCGGAGGAAGCGGGCGACGTCGAAGTCGAGCTTTGTTATCGGCTGCCGTGCGCATTATGGCGGCCCGAGCATCTCGCGCGTCTTTTGACGGACAAACCGGATGCCAAAACGGGCAAAATGGAAATCGTTACGTATGCCGTGGCATGGCAAAGCACCGGCGAAGAATGGAACGACGTGGAAGTACGCTTTTCGACGGCGCGCCCGGCGAAAGCGGCATCGCCTCCGGTGCTTGCGGACGATGTGCTATCGAGTCGCAAAAAGACGGACGAAGAGCGGCGCAATGTCGTGGTAGCGGCGCGTGAGCAAACGATCGACTTTGCGGGGCTCGAACGGGGAGCGCGCGAGGTGGCGGAGATGCCCGGGGTGGACGATGGTGGCGAGCCACTCCAATATGCGGGCAAAGAGCGAGTGAGTTTGCCGTCGAATGGAAGGCCGTTTCGCGTGGAGATTGGCCGGACGAACTTGGACGCAGAGGTTGCGCGTGTGCTCATGGCGTCGCGGTCGCCTGCGGCGCACGTGCGTGCGACCGCGACGCTCGTGGGAAGCGGGCCGCTGTTGGCGGGTCCGGTGCGACTTGCGCGTGGGGCGAGCGTCGTGGGGCGGGCGAAAATGGATTTCGTGGGCAAGGGCGAGCCATTCGAGCTAGGGTTTGGCGCGGATGATGGTATTCGTGTGCGGCGTACGGAGGACGAGGAGCGGGAGACGCAGTCGCTCACGGGTGCGCAGCGAATACGGCGCAAGGTGACGCTCTATTTGTCGAATTTGTCGGACACGGGGCGAAGTGTATTGGTGCAAGAGCGAGTGCCGGTGAGTGAAATCGACGAAGTCGAGATTCAGATGATCGACGCGGGCCCCTTCAAGCTCGACGCAAAGGATGGTTTTTTGCGGGCTACGATCGATGTGGCGGCTCGGGCGACGAAGACGATGAGTTTTGTTTACGAGGTGCGAGCTGGGTCGAAGGTGGTGTTGCCGGAGTTTTGAGAGGTCGCTAGCGCATCGGCTCCTGCGAATTTTGCAGGCGATTGAAATTTGCGCCGCGCCACCGCAAACCAGCTCATGATCGGGCGAATACACCAACGACGTGCAGTGTGCTAGTGGATTGATCCGCGATGAAAATAGCGACGGCTCCGGTTACGCGAATTTCAAACACGTTGAGCTTCGCGGGTGAGACTGCGCGTACGTTGCCGCTTCCCGTTTCGGCGAAGCGAATCGAGTCTTGCCGCTGTTCGCCACGGCAGGTTGCGCAAACCATGAAGTGCCGCTTCATGCCATTCGAATGACCATCTCATTCGCATGAGGCGCGGCGCATTTCTTCGACGATTGCGCGAACCTGCTCCGATCCGACCCCCCGTTGACCAAGAGGTATTCTTTCGATGGCGTCAGCGACGATCAGTAACTCTTCATGGGACAGGGGCTCGTCCGAGAGTGGTGCGTTTTGGAGTGCTCTCCAGACGGGATCATGGATTTCGCTGGATGCTGCCATCGGCGTCGCGATAGGGGGAGATGACATAATGAGTACGGCGAGAATACCACGAAATCGGGGGATGTCAACCGTCACGAAAACGGAGTTTGTCGTCGAGCACTTTCACGCCCGAGCTTCACCCAGCACAAAATCCACTTCGTAAATGTCGTAATGCGCCGGCTGCATGCCCATCGCTCGGTACGTTGATTGCGCGCGGCCATTGGATTTCTCCACGTAGAGCCGCACGCCGCATACGTCTTTTGCCTTTTGTGCCTCCATGAGCACGTGGTCGTGAAGCGCGCGATACACGCCCGTACGCCTCGCCAAAGGGACCACGTAGACCGATTGAATCCACCAAAACGTTCCCGACCGCCAATCGCTCCATTCGAACGTGATCAAGAGCTGCCCAACCATTTCCCCCGAGCGCTCCGCGATCAGGTAAAACCCCTTCGATGCGTCTTCCAATACCGCACGCGTTCCCCGCAGCGTGGTGTCGGCATCGAGCGTCTTGTTTTCCGTTTCGAACGCCATGACGCGGTGGTTTTCTGCCAATGCGTCGATATCGGCCGGCGTAGCCTGTCGAATGAGGGTCGGTTCCATGGGAAAAACGTCATTCATCGGAAGGAGGTGTGTAAAATCGGCGCGGTTGAGGTTCGTTTTTGACGAGATATTCGAATTGCTCTTGGAATTCGTCAATCGAAATGCCCATCACGCGAGCGCACCCGGCCAGGAGCTGGCTGTCCTCGAAATCGTCCTGGCGTAGCCGAAGCATGTAACGACGCGCAATCATGTAACGATCGCTCGAAATGTCCACCATGCGCACGCGCATTCGTCCCGTCGTCGGATCCATGATCGAATCGAACGGTACCGATTGAAACGACCCTTGAATCATCGCCACGACCGCCCCCGTACCACCCTCGGCCAAGAACCTCGCCGCGCAATACCCCAAATCCCGAGCATATTCCATGTCGTACGGAATGGGATCGACACAGCGCAATTCGTAGCCGATGTTTTTCGGGACGATCGTCATCTTGATTCCGTGTTGTCTGAGCCGCGCTTGAACCTCCTGCTTCAGGATTTCCGCAAAGGCGATTTCCGCAATGCGCACGTGCCCATGCGCATCTCGCTCGACGCCCTGGAGCGCAGCAAAATCCGTCTCTTCCATGCGTTCGACGAGTCCCTCCGCAATGATCGCCACGCCATCGGTGCGACCCATTGCGAGCCGCTTGATGATGGCCGAAGCGAGCAAATCCACGACGGTTTTCAATCGAACGTGTCCGGTCGAAGGAAATTCTTCGGGAATCAGCGTCAGCGTCGCGCCGGCGGCTTTGCCAATGCCGAGCGCCAAATGGCCTGCTTTTCGACCCATGGCGACGACGAAGTACCAGCGATGCGTCGTGCGCGCGTCGACCATCAAGTTTTCAATGATTTCCACGCCGATGTGCCGCGCTGTTTGAAATCCGAACGTGTCTGCATTGCCTGGCAAATCGAGGTCATTGTCGATCGTCTTGGGCACGTGCACCACGCGCAATCGACCTTGCGATTGCTCCGCAATGCGCGATGCGGAAAAAGCCGTGTCGTCACCGCCGATCGTAATGAGTTTGTCCACGTCGAGGCGCAAGAGAGAGAGCACGCTCTCTTCGAGAAGATCTTGTGATTTCGTCGGATTCGATCGTGAAATGCCGAGAAAAGAGCCGCCACGGAAATGAATGTGACTGACGTCGTCGATCGAAAGTGGACGCGTTTTCGTTGTGTCGCCGTTTATGATCCACTGGAAACCATCCAGAATTCCAACGACGTCGTATCCGGAGAGCTGCGCGCGAATCGTTGCTGCTCCAATGACCGCATTGATGCCCGGCGCCGGACCCCCGCCCACGAGGATGCCGACTTTCTTCGCTCCGTGACTCATGACCGGGGCCCTAGCATCGCTGTCGCCGGAGCGCTAACGTGCAATACGTGATGCGCCGCATCTGTTCGCTTGCCTTGTCGCTCGGACTGCTCGTCGCAGGAGCTCTCGGCTGTGTCGGGTCGAGCGATAATACCCCCGTCACGCAAGCGCCGCCGGCCAAGCCGAAAAACGCGGCGGACATTGCGCGGTCGATCGTCAATGCACGTGTCGGCGTCATGGTCTGGGCCGAGCGGCTGCATGGGCAGCCGATCGAGATGCGCTTGCAAGCAATGAATCCTCTGCGCCCGATGCTCGATGGAACCGGCATCGATGCAACGCGTGACGTCGTGGCTGCGTATGTCGCGTCGACGGGTATCACGTCGAATGACGTCGCGGTGGCGATCGTGCAGCACAAGGTGGATCCGCCGCGTTTGCAAATGGGACTCGAGACCGTCATGGCGCGCAGCGTGCCTCGAGGTGAATGGATCACCGGCGCATCGGTGCCGTCTGCGCGCGTGACCGTTCGTGGACAAACCCGCGTCGTGGCGATCGTCGAGCCTGAATTTTTGGCCGTATTGCCGGAAGGCATCGCCAGTCAAGCGTCGCGATTCGTGGGGACGGGTGGGTTTGTCGATCCGGTTGGTCCGGACGTCATGGTCGCCACGGCGCTCGATCCATCGCGAAGTCTTTCGGCTGCGCACGTGCCGCCCATTCCGCCGACGATCCGGGCTGTCGAAGCGCATGCGTGGCTTGCGAGCGATGGGGGGCTCGACATTCACGCGGTCGGCGAAAGTACCGATCCGATGCAAGCAAGTGCCGATGCATCGGCACTCACGACGTCGATCGACAATGCGACTTCGATCAACTTGGGCATCGTGAAAGTTCGTCTCTTTCAACCCGTCGTGTTTCGAGCCGAGGGGCAGCAGGTGAAAAGTCAGCTTCATTTGACGCAGACCGAGATCGATCGGCTGGCCGCGCTGGCCGAGACATTCATCCCACGCTGATGCGAAAGGAGCCCGGTGGGGTGGGGGGGGGGGGGGGGGCCCAGGCGCGGGGCGAGAGGGGGGGGGGGGGGGGGGGGGGGGGAAGCCCCGGAGGCGGGGGGCGCCCCCCCCGACGGCAACCCCCACCGGGGGGGGGGGGGGGGGGGGGGCGGGGGGGGGAGGGCGGGGGGGGCCCCGCGCGCGGGGGGGGGGGGGGGGGGGGGGGGGGGGGGGGGGGGCGCCCGGGGGGGGCGGTCGGGGGGCCGGGCGCGGCCGGAGCCGCGGGGGGGGGGTCGGTCGGTCGGGGGGGCGGCGGGGGGGGGGGGGGGGGGGGGGGGGGGGGGTCGGCGCTGTCTGCCCCGGGGCGGGGGGGGGCGGGGGGCGGGGGGGGGGGCGGGGGGGGGGGGGGGGCGGGCGGGCGGGCGGGGCGGGGGGGGTTAATCTGATCGCTGCTACTCTCCGGCCCCATGAGACTCGTGAAGATCGGTGTGGCGAGTGTGAACGCGACTGTCGGCGCGGTTCGCTCGAACGTGGATCGCTGCATTCGCATCGCTGCGGCCATGGCCGGCGACGACGTCACGCTCGGCGTGTTCCCCGAACAAGTCGTGAGCGGCTACGCGGCCGAGGACTTGGTGCAGTGGCGCGGGTTTGTCGAAACGCAACGGCGCGAGCTCGAGCGGTTTGCCACCGAAACGGCACGGTTTCGCACGGTGTTCGCCTTGGGTCTGACCGTGGGCGTAGGCGGCGATCTCTTCAATGTCGGAGCGCTCGTGCATGCCGGCCGCATCCTTGGTTTCACCCCCAAGGAAAAACTTCCGACCTACAACGTTTTTTACGAAGCTCGCGTGTTTTCCCGCGGCGTCCAAGGCATGGCGCTCGATGCCGACGGCGTTC
This window of the Polyangiaceae bacterium genome carries:
- a CDS encoding CPBP family intramembrane metalloprotease, which encodes MSDAEEKNVDAAEEQDADAAEADAGEDEFAEPASSREAFVVAGGVTAVCTAAIAFAFSNPGSPLLLGSLGCVYGVLAGYTVHRLRRRGELDDQLRPRAGDLSIGALVAALLYAVAMAVHLILTSPPSPRAAWIMQVYAALGDPASEYRHIVGGFVFVVAALEELVWRGLVMRVLTERFGWLRSWLLQAALFGVAHVPTMILLGNARVGPNPLLVAAGVAYSLVWGRLAMRTDRLAPALFAHALFTWGVFEFPIWRP
- a CDS encoding DUF4139 domain-containing protein translates to MSPTFLTSRIHRVVVHARGAVVTRVVTLPSPLPAESCELVATGITPFAEPASFRAVVKGSRQVVSVLARFVVPDGPAELGSAAERVQAAESMRIALREERTHVMGRRNQLAGIQFNLGMDRRFHQANARSRIADALAMTRLVQDELAVLDARIAELDRRIEQAERAVDAARVAEVQARSAEREGASRPTLSCHVRLGPGQTPLEALEIEYVVLAARFWPTYKAWLTKGATRVRIELDALVAQNSGEDWTGVEMSLSTADLVRDARLPELPSLRFGRAIPPQKRGYRAPPPGLDTMFEAYDAAMDKMQRPLPKVSIDALRSTEAAPPPPPRPSAAFAAPPTMQATAGAMPSPVSTVTLEEGAMEAIPAGLMPARAKGGGFFDKARSGGAPPPQSVKKAKKTMIAFGAPAPPSAAAPGGGGYGGPSTLNMPLLEQAPDTVEDIDASLSIEPDDAWLDFDSLMLPGAEKHRRGRLTRLPDDSVRVEASLAKACIDALPNPAWTKDPLTTRGHFDHRYDAVGRGDIPSNGRPHRVHVLAGEGSATPRFRTAPRESTDVFREALIENPLGAPLCAGPIDVFLDGGLVTNTEVAAVDRGGVFVVGLGVEDRIRIARNARVEESSAGLLGGSTHADHHITIDMTSSLGMPVNIEVLERIPVTDDKDVSIKVMSAEPAAEVYDQSDIGVPIRGGRRFRVDVAAGGKAKVAYSYRIKLPAKSEIVGGNRRE
- a CDS encoding DNA mismatch repair protein MutS codes for the protein MSDSASASALRSRRETLATLERALAARSARLSGLRGVLFLVAIAALIYAATRDVPAYAWVLVALAWFVFFAIVAVHGGLVTRETEVKSRIGIVDRWLERTQDKLPEPLPSSPAADPTHPYAVDLDVFGPSSVFQLLDDTRTVPGTWTLAAWLAMRASPQEIAARQEAVRELSTRVAFREDLAALGVSGSSRGRSVEPLVSWAELPPVLGTGLDRALVRAAFVLVPLTIVLFTVATIMGDAAPALLRRAWYVPFGLQLVVLFLVGGKVAPMLAKAASKESPFGRYKGMFARIEAEPFEAPRLQSLRESLGVGKDTRPASQELASFERILGFVELRNSGLVYLAANIILLWDVFCGYALEHFRARAGKNVRGWFKSLGEIEALSSMGAFAYEHPTYSYPVVEEGPPCFSAENLGHPLIPSDRRVGNSVELPGPGHSLLVTGSNMSGKSTWLRSMGLAAVLAQAGAPVCAKKLRMTPLSVRTSMRISDSLEHGVSHFYAELEKLKSVVDAADRGEPVFFLLDEVLHGTNSRERHIGARAVVVHLLQKSAIGAVTSHDLALADMAETTNGRVVNVHFKELVHENKMTFDYVLSPGVVSTTNALRLMKIVGIAVKGIEDE
- the coaBC gene encoding bifunctional phosphopantothenoylcysteine decarboxylase/phosphopantothenate--cysteine ligase CoaBC, yielding MYARWISCKPSGGMSAASSQRPTIVLAVSGSIAAYKAVEVARLLVKTGARVLPLLTRAAKEFVGPQTFSGITGEPVAEDMFDPTFAGEKHVDLGRKADLVLIVPATADLLARIASGRADDLLTALVLCASCPIVAAPAMHPRMWAHPATTRNVATILGDGRVSFVGPVDGEVASGERGFGRMAEPEEIVRAALSLLAPRDLEGLHIVVTAGPTVEDIDPVRFLGNRSTGKMGFALAERAAARGARVTLVAGPVSLQTPHGVHRVDVRGALAMKAAMWEALGTNLDQADALVMSAAVADYRPAETSATKKKRSAEPLELKLLPNPDLLAEVGAARRATKPVLVGFAVETGEDEAIVGYARSKLETKRVDMVVANRADEAFGREDNRATIVTRDGAEPLGVMSKRALADGILDRLLARCR
- a CDS encoding DUF4139 domain-containing protein — translated: MSDIVVEKVRQDGRKTRVERVTMFEDRAEVVRRAAFHVTRGVQMQACTGVSLLVDDGTVQAKVIHGPARVLSVRVLRQVHLEQALGREEIDALERAAREARAKIIAAEQAIERTQRVLQQHFQLSDQWVKSVALGPKNAADGAVVASYREAWRAIDGAAKVTLGELEKARADKAKAEQDAELAERRRSEGLIEKPRLDAVIEVEIDAEEAGDVEVELCYRLPCALWRPEHLARLLTDKPDAKTGKMEIVTYAVAWQSTGEEWNDVEVRFSTARPAKAASPPVLADDVLSSRKKTDEERRNVVVAAREQTIDFAGLERGAREVAEMPGVDDGGEPLQYAGKERVSLPSNGRPFRVEIGRTNLDAEVARVLMASRSPAAHVRATATLVGSGPLLAGPVRLARGASVVGRAKMDFVGKGEPFELGFGADDGIRVRRTEDEERETQSLTGAQRIRRKVTLYLSNLSDTGRSVLVQERVPVSEIDEVEIQMIDAGPFKLDAKDGFLRATIDVAARATKTMSFVYEVRAGSKVVLPEF
- a CDS encoding phage holin family protein; this translates as MFKTFIIQAIAAGIAVLVASKIMPGVRIRDGKTAIGIAAAFAVLNLVVGWLLKAVLAIVLLPAAVLTFGLAYLMLGLIVNTILLYVTDKLIDDFEIKGFGPLVGSAGLISVAAWLLPRIF
- a CDS encoding GNAT family N-acetyltransferase yields the protein MEPTLIRQATPADIDALAENHRVMAFETENKTLDADTTLRGTRAVLEDASKGFYLIAERSGEMVGQLLITFEWSDWRSGTFWWIQSVYVVPLARRTGVYRALHDHVLMEAQKAKDVCGVRLYVEKSNGRAQSTYRAMGMQPAHYDIYEVDFVLGEARA